One stretch of Tepidibacter hydrothermalis DNA includes these proteins:
- a CDS encoding RluA family pseudouridine synthase: MGVKIMNILYEDNHIIVAEKAVNILSQADNTNDKDMLSITKQYIKEKYNKPGNVYLGLVHRLDRPVGGCMVFARTSKAASRLSEQVRNRSFEKTYLAVIRGTLNDTHGTLKDYLYKDTRTNMSRVVNKNFKGAKEAILDYEVLGYDKNLSLVKIKLKTGRPHQIRVQFSSRGNALYGDQRYGEDVNKHGQQIALWSYEMGITHPTLKEPMKFRCMPPKEYPWSLFDI, from the coding sequence ATGGGAGTCAAAATAATGAATATCTTATATGAAGATAATCATATAATAGTAGCTGAGAAAGCCGTTAATATATTGTCACAAGCTGACAATACTAATGATAAAGATATGCTATCTATTACAAAACAGTATATAAAAGAAAAGTATAACAAGCCTGGAAATGTATATTTAGGACTTGTACATAGACTAGATAGACCTGTTGGAGGATGCATGGTGTTTGCTAGAACATCAAAAGCGGCATCAAGACTTTCAGAACAAGTTAGAAATAGAAGCTTTGAAAAAACTTATTTAGCTGTAATAAGAGGGACTTTAAATGATACACATGGAACATTAAAAGACTACTTATACAAGGATACTAGAACTAATATGTCTAGAGTTGTAAATAAGAATTTTAAAGGAGCTAAGGAAGCTATTCTAGATTATGAAGTTTTAGGTTACGATAAAAACTTAAGCTTAGTTAAAATAAAACTAAAAACAGGAAGACCGCATCAAATAAGAGTTCAATTTTCAAGTAGAGGAAATGCATTATATGGAGATCAACGATATGGTGAAGATGTAAACAAGCATGGACAGCAAATTGCACTTTGGTCTTATGAAATGGGAATTACGCATCCTACACTTAAAGAGCCTATGAAATTTAGATGTATGCCACCTAAAGAATATCCTTGGAGCTTATTTGATATATAA
- a CDS encoding class I SAM-dependent methyltransferase, producing MMLLANEWKDYELIDTGDGEKLERWGEYVLRRPDPQIIWPLQDERGLWKKPHGHYHRSNRGGGEWEYKKKTPEKWTIKYKDLSFYIKPTGFKHTGLFPEQAANWDWIINKIQKANRPIKVLNLFAYTGGATVASAYGGAAEVCHVDAAKGMVNWAKENVHLSGLGDRKVRFIVDDVFKFVQREIRRGRKYDAIIMDPPSYGRGPGGEVWKIEEKLCEFIQLCMNVLSDDPLFLLVNSYTSGFSPVVIENILRSSIGQKYDGKITSGEIGIPVTETGYVLPCGILGRWESK from the coding sequence ATGATGTTACTTGCAAATGAATGGAAAGATTATGAATTAATAGATACTGGAGATGGAGAAAAATTAGAAAGATGGGGAGAATATGTATTAAGAAGACCAGATCCTCAGATAATATGGCCACTTCAAGATGAAAGGGGTTTATGGAAAAAGCCACACGGACACTACCACAGAAGCAATAGAGGTGGAGGCGAATGGGAATATAAAAAGAAAACACCTGAAAAATGGACTATAAAATACAAAGACTTATCTTTTTACATAAAACCTACAGGATTTAAGCATACAGGTTTATTCCCAGAACAAGCTGCTAACTGGGATTGGATAATAAATAAAATACAAAAAGCTAATAGACCTATAAAAGTTCTTAACTTATTTGCCTATACAGGTGGAGCAACAGTTGCATCAGCTTATGGAGGAGCTGCTGAAGTTTGTCACGTAGATGCTGCAAAGGGAATGGTTAACTGGGCTAAAGAAAATGTTCATCTATCTGGACTTGGTGATAGAAAAGTAAGATTTATAGTAGATGATGTATTTAAATTTGTTCAAAGAGAGATAAGAAGAGGAAGAAAGTACGATGCTATAATAATGGATCCTCCATCTTATGGAAGAGGACCTGGAGGAGAAGTTTGGAAGATAGAAGAAAAGTTATGTGAATTTATACAGCTTTGTATGAACGTATTATCAGATGATCCACTATTCTTACTTGTAAACTCATATACATCAGGATTCTCACCAGTGGTTATAGAAAATATATTAAGATCATCTATAGGACAAAAATATGATGGAAAAATAACATCTGGAGAAATAGGCATACCTGTAACTGAAACGGGATATGTTCTTCCATGTGGAATATTGGGAAGATGGGAGTCAAAATAA
- a CDS encoding carbon starvation protein A: MNALTLLLVGGIILLIGYVSYGGYLVKKWGVNDKNITPAHTKNDGVDYMPAKTPVLLGHHFASIAGAGPIVGPIQAAIFGWIPVTLWILIGGIFFGGVQDFGSLLASIRHEGKSIGEIIEVNIGRTGKKLFAIFAWLTLLLVIAAFTNIVAATFASTPQAASSSLLFILLAIVFGFLVYRKGVPLGIGSVIGVIFLMICMYLGMKFPISLSKETWIIILLGYIFIASVTPVWILLQPRDYLNSFLLYAMIIGAVLGVVITKPVIQMSGYTGFNVGGNYLFPILFVTVACGAISGFHSLVGSGTSSKQLDKESDAKKIGYGGMLIESLLAIIAIITATYVGGDKLKELLSQGGPINVFADGIANFMNSFGIPFALGKSFTALSISAFALTSLDTSTRLARFIFQEYFESKEGSKTVLTNRYVSTGITVVLGGTLAFMGYSVIWPIFGSANQLLAALALLAIAAWLANTGKSNKMILGPMVFMFAVTITALILLIKTNIAAHKFIIVVFAVLLLVLSLILITQSYDVLSGKKRKTTKNL, translated from the coding sequence ATGAATGCATTAACACTTTTATTGGTTGGAGGCATAATACTTCTGATAGGATATGTATCTTATGGAGGATATCTTGTTAAAAAATGGGGAGTAAATGATAAAAATATAACTCCAGCTCATACAAAAAACGATGGTGTAGACTATATGCCAGCTAAAACACCAGTATTATTAGGACATCACTTTGCATCAATAGCGGGTGCAGGACCTATTGTTGGACCTATTCAAGCAGCAATATTTGGATGGATCCCAGTAACACTTTGGATACTAATAGGTGGAATATTCTTTGGAGGAGTTCAAGATTTCGGTTCGCTACTAGCATCTATAAGACATGAAGGGAAGTCTATAGGTGAAATAATAGAAGTTAATATAGGAAGAACAGGTAAAAAATTATTCGCTATATTTGCATGGTTAACACTTCTTCTTGTAATAGCAGCATTTACTAATATAGTTGCAGCTACATTTGCTTCAACACCTCAAGCGGCATCATCATCTTTATTATTTATATTACTTGCAATAGTATTTGGATTTTTAGTATATAGAAAAGGTGTTCCTCTAGGAATAGGTAGTGTAATAGGGGTAATATTCTTAATGATATGTATGTATCTTGGTATGAAATTCCCTATTTCATTAAGTAAAGAAACATGGATAATAATACTTTTAGGTTATATATTCATAGCATCTGTAACACCTGTATGGATACTTCTTCAACCGAGAGATTATTTAAATTCATTCTTGTTATATGCAATGATTATAGGAGCAGTACTTGGAGTTGTTATAACTAAGCCGGTAATTCAAATGAGTGGATATACAGGATTTAATGTAGGTGGAAATTATTTATTCCCAATATTATTCGTAACAGTAGCTTGTGGTGCTATATCAGGATTCCATTCACTAGTAGGATCTGGTACATCATCTAAACAATTAGATAAAGAATCAGATGCTAAAAAAATCGGATACGGTGGAATGTTAATAGAATCATTACTTGCAATAATAGCTATAATTACAGCAACTTATGTAGGTGGAGATAAATTAAAAGAACTATTATCTCAAGGTGGACCTATAAATGTATTTGCAGATGGTATAGCCAATTTTATGAATTCATTTGGAATTCCGTTTGCACTGGGAAAATCATTTACAGCATTATCTATATCAGCATTTGCACTAACTAGTCTTGATACATCAACAAGACTTGCAAGATTCATATTCCAAGAGTATTTTGAATCTAAAGAAGGAAGTAAAACAGTTTTAACTAATAGATACGTATCAACAGGTATAACTGTTGTTCTTGGAGGAACACTAGCATTTATGGGATATAGTGTTATATGGCCTATATTTGGTTCTGCAAACCAACTTCTTGCAGCGCTAGCTTTACTTGCAATAGCAGCTTGGCTTGCAAACACAGGTAAATCTAATAAGATGATTTTAGGACCTATGGTATTCATGTTTGCAGTTACTATAACAGCCTTAATACTTCTTATAAAGACTAATATAGCTGCACATAAATTTATAATAGTAGTATTTGCAGTATTACTGCTAGTGCTTTCATTAATACTGATTACACAATCATATGATGTATTATCAGGAAAGAAAAGAAAAACAACTAAAAACCTTTAA
- a CDS encoding ferritin, whose translation MGNKRIIDALNDQIQKEFYSQYLYISMEAYCADQNLDGFSNFFHVQAQEEQAHAYKMFNFMGRIGGSVELEALAKPKNDFESVLEVFELALAHEKSITKSIHNLMDIALEEKDHTTTAFIQWFISEQAEEEESVEKIVKKLRLMNNNPAGLLMIDQELGQRVFNPIPLDA comes from the coding sequence ATGGGCAATAAAAGAATAATTGATGCACTTAATGATCAAATTCAAAAGGAATTTTATTCTCAGTATTTATACATATCTATGGAGGCTTACTGTGCAGATCAGAATCTAGATGGATTCTCTAATTTCTTCCATGTGCAAGCTCAAGAAGAACAAGCACATGCTTACAAAATGTTCAACTTCATGGGTAGAATAGGAGGATCAGTTGAACTTGAAGCTTTAGCTAAGCCAAAGAATGACTTTGAATCTGTTCTTGAAGTATTTGAGTTAGCTCTTGCTCACGAAAAGAGTATAACTAAATCTATACACAATTTAATGGATATAGCTTTAGAAGAAAAAGATCACACTACTACAGCTTTTATTCAATGGTTTATATCAGAGCAAGCAGAAGAAGAAGAGTCAGTTGAAAAAATTGTTAAGAAGTTAAGACTTATGAACAATAATCCAGCTGGTCTTTTAATGATAGATCAAGAGTTAGGACAAAGAGTATTTAATCCAATACCACTTGATGCATAA